ACCCCGTTTTTGATGCGCCCTATTGTCAGAGACGGGCGGCGGCGTCCAGCGCCAGCGTATAGCTGTTCGCGCCATGTCCCGCAAAATGCGCCGCGGCCGCCATACCTACATAGCTTAAATGCCGGAATTCTTCACGCTTCATCGGGTCCGACAGATGGACCTCGATCACCGGCACCCTGATCGACTTGATCGCGTCGTGGATCGCGATCGAGGTGTGCGTATAGCCGCCAGCGTTGAGCAATACGGCCTTGGCCCCCGAAACATATGCTTCGTGCAGCCAGTCGATCAGCACGCCCTCATGGTTCGTTTGGCGACATTCGACGCGCAAGCCAAGATCGGCCGCCTGCGCTTCGAGCCGGGCGTGGATGTCATTGAGCGTATCGTGGCCATAGATTTCCGGCTCGCGCGTGCCGAGCAGGTTAAGGTTCGGGCCGCTGAGGACATAAACGGTTTGCAGATCGGGCAAGGGGCGGGCTTTCGGTTGCGGCGGAGGATGCTCCCCCTATATGGGCTGCTCGGCAAAAGGCAAAGCGAGGCGGATTTCAGGTGATCGCGGTCATTCTCAATGGCGAACCCCGGCAGGTGCGCGAAGGCAGCATCGCCGACCTCGTCGCGTCGCTTGGCCTCGACGTCAAGAAGGTCGCGGTCGAGCGTAACCGCGAGATCGTGCCGCGCTCGACGCTGGCCGACGTGGCGCTCGCAGAGGGCGACGCACTGGAAATCGTTCATTTCGTAGGAGGCGGTTGAGTTGTCAGCGGATCAGTGGAGTGTCGCCGGCCGGACGTTCACGTCGCGGCTGATCGTGGGCACGGGCAAATATAGGGATTTCGAACAGAATGCCGCGGCGGTCGAAGCGTCGGGGGCGGAAATCGTCACCGTGGCGGTGCGCCGCGTCAATGTGTCGGACCCGTCCGCGCCGATGCTGACGGACTATATCGACCCGAAGAAGATCACCTATCTTCCCAACACTGCGGGCTGCTTCAACGCTGACGACGCGATCCGCACCTTGCGCCTCGCGCGCGAGGCGGGCGGCTGGGATCTGGTGAAGCTCGAAGTGCTCGGCGAAGCAAAGACGCTCTATCCGAACATGCGCGAGACGCTGGAGGCGACCGAAGTGCTCGCGAAAGAGGGCTTCCTGCCGATGGTCTATTGCGTCGACGATCCGATCGCCGCGAAGCAGCTCGAAGATGCGGGCGCGGTTGCGATCATGCCACTGGGCGCGCCGATCGGATCGGGACTAGGCATTCAGAACCGCGTCACGATCCGGCTGATCGTCGAGGGCGCTTCGGTGCCGGTGCTCGTCGATGCCGGCGTTGGCACGGCAAGCGATGCTGCGGTGGCGATGGAACTCGGCTGCGACGGGGTGCTGATGAACACGGCGATCGCCGAAGCGAAGGACCCCGTGCGCATGGCGCGGGCGATGAAACTGGCGGTCGAGGCGGGGCGCGATGCCTATCTGGCCGGGCGTATGGGCCTGCGCAAATATGCCGATCCGTCGAGCCCGCTGGCGGGGCTGATTTAGGCGGGCGGCCGGAAGCGACTGGAAGCCTGCCCATCCTTTTTCGTCACCCCGGACTTGATCCGGGGTCCCGCTCGAGGTCGAAGCCAGTGAGCACGTCAAAAAAGCGGGATCCCGGATCAAGCCCGGGATGACGGAAGTGGGGGACGGGATGTCCGCTCACCGCCCCAAAGCTGCCGCGCATTAGTCCTTCCTTTGCAACGCCCTGTCCCGAGGGGTGCAACGTCGGGCGCCGTCACCCGTTTCTCCTGCACGAGGCGAGCCCCTCCCGCCTCGATATGCCAAGGAGAAACCCCGTGGGTGAACTGACCGAAAAGGCAAAAGGCCTTGCAAATGAAGCTGCCGGCAATGTGAAGCAGGCGGCCGGCAAGGCGACCGATAACGAACGTCTTCGCGCCGAAGGCGAAGCGCAGGAGCGCAAGGGCGAAGCCCAGAATCTGAAGGGCAAGGTCCAAGGCGCGCTAGGCGACAAGATCTGACCGCTTGCTCGTCACGCAAGCAATGAGAAAGGCCCCGGGGTTCCCTCTCCCCGGGGCCTTTTCATTGCGTAGCGCGACGTTACTTATTTGCCGCCGGAGGCGACCAGATCGACGTCGGTCATGCCGCCGTCGCGGCGCATCATCAGCACATAGGCGAGGTCGCCCTTGGTGCCGCCAAGCATATGTTCGTTGCCGTTGACGCGGTGGTCGCTGGTGTAACCGGCGCGGATCGCCATCGTGTGATAATAATCGAGCACCGCCTGCATCGACGCCGCGGTCTGGAAATTGACGACGCGGATATTGCACTTGCCGCCGGCGATCCCGGCCGCCTCGCGCAGCGTCGCGCGCGGATAGACTTTGAACGCGGCCGGCAGGCGATCGGCCCAGGCATTGCTGTAGGTCAGCTTGGCATCGCAGCCGCCCTTTTGCTGATCGCGCGCGAGTGCGCCGATCGTCACGGGGCGCTTTTGCGCTTCGCAGCCGTCGCATCCGGCCTCGAACGGCAGGGCCTTCGGTGCGGTGAGCAATTTGCCCGCCGCAAGCGCCGCGCTGGCTTCGGCGACGGTCGCGGCCTTGCCGCCCGCAACGCCGGGAACGCCGCCATCGACGGGCTTGTTGCCCGGACCCACGGCATTCTTGTTCGCCTGGCCCGCAAGCTTGGGGTCGACCATGATCTTGTCTTCGAGCGAACCCTTGATCGCCGGGTCGGCGTTGGTCAGCCCGTCGTCGAGCGGCGAGAGTTCGGCCTTGGCGTCGGGATTATCCCGGCAGCCGGCAAGCGGCGCCGCCGCCATCAGCAGACCGGTAACCAGCCATTTTCCCCGCAACATCATCGCTAACACTCCCTTATCCTTGAGGGGGAATGCCCGATCCTAGTCAAAAAGGCCCAAAAAAAATGCGTTAACGGGCAGGGGTTTATTAGCCGAAAACTGTCTCGGAGCGAGACGCTTTTGGCGCGCAGCGGATCAGGCGCGAGGTTTCGACCGCGGCCTGGCGATGGATGACGGCTTCGCGGTAAACCGGGTCGGTGACCATTTCCATGAAGGCGCCGCTGTTCGGATATTCGGCGATGAACACCGCATCCCAATGTTCGTCATCGGGACCGATGACCATCGCTTCCATCGTTCCGGTCCAGATAACGCGGCCGCCGACGCGCTGGAAGACCGGCCCGCTATCGGCGCCATAGTGGCGATAGGCCTCGGCGCCGGTCAGCGTCTTGCCCGCGAGCGGGTGATCGCCCGGATAGGTCGCCTTGTCCTTGAAGCGGACGAGGTTGAGCATGTGGATCACGGTATCACGCGGCAGCGCCTTGAACGCGTCGAATTGCGCGCGTTCGGGGTCGATGTCACGATCGCTCACGGCAGGAATTCCTTGCGCTTCACGCGCCATGCGTCGGCGCTTTGCGTCCAGGCATCGACGGGCGCGTCCTCGAACGGCGCGGGGAGGCGGGTCGGGCCGCTGTTCGTCGCGCCGAGGCGCTTCGCCAACGCCTGCGATCGGGTGTTGGAGGGGTCGATGCTGTGCATCAACTCGGGCCATTTCAGAAACTCGACCGCGAAATCGCAGGCGGCCACGCTGCCTTCGAAGGCATAGCCCTTGCCGGCGAATTTCGCGCGCACGCCATAACCGACCTCGGGGGCAGGCCAGCCGTCAGGCTCCCACGGGCCGAGCCGTCCGACCCATTCGCCGGTCGCGCGCTCGATGACCGAAAACATGGAAAAGCCACGAATATGCCACGCGCCCGCGAGTGTGCACCATTGGCGCCATGCGGCCGAGCGCGGGCTGGTGCCGCCGATGAAGCGCATCGTTTCTTCCTCGGTGCACATTTCGGCGAAGTCGTCGAAATCCTCGGTCGCTGGCGGACGCAGGATCAGCCGCTCGGTGACGAGCAGGGGGCCGTTCAACATATTCATTCTCCCGCAGCAATTGGCCGATGCTTCTGCGGCAAGAGGGCGAATTCGGCAAGCGGATACGCTTGAGGGCACCGGCGTTAACCAGTGCCCTCGCCATCAGCGTGTATGGGCTGGAGGGGTCTCGAACCCATACTCGAGACGGTTGCGGTAAAGCCTTAGCGGCAGCGATATTTGTCGCGGTCGACCTCGCGGCCGATCAGCGCGCCGGCACCCGCACCGATGATCGTGCCGAGCAACTTGTCGCCGCCGCCTGCGATCTCGTGGCCGGCAAGGCCGCCGACCGCGCCGCCGATCAGCAGGCCGGTGGTGCCATTATCCTTTTTACAGCGATAACGGCCATCGTCGCCGCGCCACACGCGGGTATTGCGGTTGATCCGCTCATCGCGGGCATAATAACGGCGATCCTTCTTGCGATAGAAGTTCGACGACTGGTCGAGCTGATGGAAACCATCGGCCTTCGCCGGAGCCGCGATACCCGCATAGGCAGGCGCGGTCAGGGCGACGCTGGCGGCAGCAAAAGCGCCCATCAAACCCTTCGAGAAATTACGCATGTCAAATCCTTTCCTGGCTTCAACGCCTCATCCCGCTTTGCGAGACCGGGCGCTTCGAAGGTGAAAACGAGCCGGGTCCGGAACCCGTTGCATTAACCCTAGGCAACAAGACGAAGTGAGTGCTTCTGTCGATGAACCGAAAGCCTCTTGCCGCATTGCTGGAGCCGTGCGACAATTCGGCCATGCTCAATATCGGATCGCTCGTCATCGGCGCTATCGCCTTGGTTTTGGCCGTTTTTGCGTTCATCCCGCTGCTTGGGTGGGCAAATTGGGTGATCGTGCCTTTTGCGGTTGTCGGCTTGGCGCTCGGCGCGATGTCGGACAAGACAAGCGGGCGAAACCTCAATATCGTCGTCATCGTCATCGGGGTCATTCGCCTGATGCTCGGCGGCGGCATCATCTGATCCGGCCGGGCTCCCGATCATGAACCAGTCAGCGGCCCCCGCGGGGAGCAATCAGGGCGGCTTGCCCTATGCGCTTGCTGCGTATGGCATCTGGGGCTTCGTTCCGCTCTTCTTCAAACTGCTGAGCAGCGTACCACCCGTCGAGGTGCTGGCGCAGCGGATCATCTGGTCGCTGCCGCTCTGCTTCGTGATCATGCTGTTCCGCAAGCAGATCGGCGAATATCTGGTGGCGTTGAAGGACTGGCGGACGCTGCGGTTGCTGATCGCCAGCGCGGTGCTGATCGCGGTCAATTGGCTCGTCTATATCTTCTCGATCTTTACCGACCATGTGCTTGCGGCCAGCTTGGGATATTATCTGAACCCGCTCGTCAACGTGATGCTGGGAATGGTCTTCCTCGGCGAAAGGCTCTCGCGGTTGCAACTCGTGGCGGTCGTGATTGCGGGCGTCGGCGTCGCGATCCTGCTCGCGGGCGCTCTCGATACGCTATGGATCAGCCTGACGCTCGCCTTTTCCTTTGGCATTTACGGCCTGCTCCGCAAGATCGTGCCAGTGGGCTCGCTGCCGGGGTTGGCGATCGAGACGACGGTGCTGCTGATACCGTCGCTGGCGGTCGCGGCCTTTTACCTTTGGGTCGGCGACGGGCGCGGTTTCGGGTCGGACGGGTCGATCAGCCTGCTGCTGATGGCAGGCGGGATCGTGACGGCCGTCCCGTTGCTCTTATTCGCGACCGCCGCGCGGCGCATGAGCTACGCCGCGCTCGGCTTTGTCCAGTATCTCGCGCCGACGGTGCAGTTCCTGCTCGGGCTGTTCGTGTTCGGCGAGCCGCTGAAACCCGTCCAGCTGGCTTGCTTCCTGTTGATATGGGTCAGCATCGCGGTGTTCAGTTTCGACATGTGGCGCAAGATGCGCGCCGAGCGATTGATCGGGATCGCTTGATCGCCCCATTCGTCATGCCGGACTTGATCCGGCATCCCGCTTTCCAACTGTGCAGTCGTGGGACCCCGGATCAAGTCCAGGGTGACGAAAGGATATCAGGCCAGTTTCCAACCTAGCGTTTCACCCGCGTGGAACGGGACGACATCGCCGATCTTGTCGGGCACGACGGTTTCGCCGCGTTCGAGTGTGACCGTGCCCTCGTTGAGCGGCAGGCCATAGAAGCGTGGGCCATGTTCGCTGGCGAAGCCTTCGAAATTGTCGAGGGCGCCATCCTCGTCGAACGCAGTCGCGTAGCTTTCAAGTGCATAGGGTGCGTTGAAGATGCCCGCACAGCCGCACGATGCTTCCTTGGTATGCACCGCATGCGGTGCGCTATCGGTGCCGAGGAAGAATTTGGGCGAACCCGAGGTCGCGGCCTTGCGCACCGCGAGCCGGTGGTGCTCGCGCTTCGCGACGGGCAGGCAATAGGCGTGCGGGCGAATGCCGCCGACGAGCATCGCATTGCGGTTGATGTGGAGATGCTGCGGCGTGACCGTCGCGGCGATGTTGGCAGGCGCGTCGGCGACGAACTGTGCGGCTTCGGCCGTCGTGATATGTTCGAAGACGATCTTGAGGCCGGGCAGGGCGCGGACCAGCGGTTCGAGCGTGCGTTCGATGAACACCGCCTCGCGGTCAAAGATGTCGACGTCATGGTCGGTGACCTCGCCATGGATCAGAAGCGGCATGCCGATGTCGGCCATCCGTTCGAGCACGGGCATGATCTTCGCGATATCGGTAACGCCATGCGCGCTGCCCGTGGTCGCGTGTGCGGGGTAGAGCTTTGCGGCGGTGAACACGCCCTCTTCATGGCCGCGCGCCATCTCGTCGGCGCTGCTGTGGTCGGTGAGATAGGCGACGATCAGCGGGGTGAAATCGACCCCGGCGGGCACCGCTGCGTCGATGCGGTCGCGGTATGCCCGGCCTTCTTCGGCCGTTGTTACCGGCGGCGACAGGTTCGGCATGATGATCGCGCGCGCGAACTGACGCGCGGTATAGGGTGCGACATGTTGCAGCATCGCGCCGTCGCGCAGATGGACGTGCCAGTCGTCGGGGCGGCGGATCGTCAGGCGGTCGGTCATGCAGGGACTCATCAACTTGCGGGTTGGTTTTGGCTGCCGCGTCCCTAGATTATCGTCATGGCCAATACCACCCTGATCAATCGCGCCCTCATCCGTCTGTCGGGGGAGGATGTCCGCGGCTTCCTGCAAGGCCTTGTCACAAACGATACATCGGGCAATCTGCCGGT
This sequence is a window from Sphingopyxis sp. USTB-05. Protein-coding genes within it:
- a CDS encoding type II 3-dehydroquinate dehydratase, with the translated sequence MPDLQTVYVLSGPNLNLLGTREPEIYGHDTLNDIHARLEAQAADLGLRVECRQTNHEGVLIDWLHEAYVSGAKAVLLNAGGYTHTSIAIHDAIKSIRVPVIEVHLSDPMKREEFRHLSYVGMAAAAHFAGHGANSYTLALDAAARL
- the thiS gene encoding sulfur carrier protein ThiS, coding for MIAVILNGEPRQVREGSIADLVASLGLDVKKVAVERNREIVPRSTLADVALAEGDALEIVHFVGGG
- a CDS encoding bifunctional sulfur carrier protein/thiazole synthase protein — encoded protein: MSADQWSVAGRTFTSRLIVGTGKYRDFEQNAAAVEASGAEIVTVAVRRVNVSDPSAPMLTDYIDPKKITYLPNTAGCFNADDAIRTLRLAREAGGWDLVKLEVLGEAKTLYPNMRETLEATEVLAKEGFLPMVYCVDDPIAAKQLEDAGAVAIMPLGAPIGSGLGIQNRVTIRLIVEGASVPVLVDAGVGTASDAAVAMELGCDGVLMNTAIAEAKDPVRMARAMKLAVEAGRDAYLAGRMGLRKYADPSSPLAGLI
- a CDS encoding CsbD family protein, yielding MGELTEKAKGLANEAAGNVKQAAGKATDNERLRAEGEAQERKGEAQNLKGKVQGALGDKI
- a CDS encoding DUF1330 domain-containing protein — protein: MSDRDIDPERAQFDAFKALPRDTVIHMLNLVRFKDKATYPGDHPLAGKTLTGAEAYRHYGADSGPVFQRVGGRVIWTGTMEAMVIGPDDEHWDAVFIAEYPNSGAFMEMVTDPVYREAVIHRQAAVETSRLIRCAPKASRSETVFG
- a CDS encoding GNAT family N-acetyltransferase is translated as MLNGPLLVTERLILRPPATEDFDDFAEMCTEEETMRFIGGTSPRSAAWRQWCTLAGAWHIRGFSMFSVIERATGEWVGRLGPWEPDGWPAPEVGYGVRAKFAGKGYAFEGSVAACDFAVEFLKWPELMHSIDPSNTRSQALAKRLGATNSGPTRLPAPFEDAPVDAWTQSADAWRVKRKEFLP
- a CDS encoding glycine zipper 2TM domain-containing protein, translated to MRNFSKGLMGAFAAASVALTAPAYAGIAAPAKADGFHQLDQSSNFYRKKDRRYYARDERINRNTRVWRGDDGRYRCKKDNGTTGLLIGGAVGGLAGHEIAGGGDKLLGTIIGAGAGALIGREVDRDKYRCR
- a CDS encoding membrane protein: MLNIGSLVIGAIALVLAVFAFIPLLGWANWVIVPFAVVGLALGAMSDKTSGRNLNIVVIVIGVIRLMLGGGII
- the rarD gene encoding EamA family transporter RarD, with translation MNQSAAPAGSNQGGLPYALAAYGIWGFVPLFFKLLSSVPPVEVLAQRIIWSLPLCFVIMLFRKQIGEYLVALKDWRTLRLLIASAVLIAVNWLVYIFSIFTDHVLAASLGYYLNPLVNVMLGMVFLGERLSRLQLVAVVIAGVGVAILLAGALDTLWISLTLAFSFGIYGLLRKIVPVGSLPGLAIETTVLLIPSLAVAAFYLWVGDGRGFGSDGSISLLLMAGGIVTAVPLLLFATAARRMSYAALGFVQYLAPTVQFLLGLFVFGEPLKPVQLACFLLIWVSIAVFSFDMWRKMRAERLIGIA
- the pyrC gene encoding dihydroorotase, with the protein product MTDRLTIRRPDDWHVHLRDGAMLQHVAPYTARQFARAIIMPNLSPPVTTAEEGRAYRDRIDAAVPAGVDFTPLIVAYLTDHSSADEMARGHEEGVFTAAKLYPAHATTGSAHGVTDIAKIMPVLERMADIGMPLLIHGEVTDHDVDIFDREAVFIERTLEPLVRALPGLKIVFEHITTAEAAQFVADAPANIAATVTPQHLHINRNAMLVGGIRPHAYCLPVAKREHHRLAVRKAATSGSPKFFLGTDSAPHAVHTKEASCGCAGIFNAPYALESYATAFDEDGALDNFEGFASEHGPRFYGLPLNEGTVTLERGETVVPDKIGDVVPFHAGETLGWKLA